The Caldalkalibacillus thermarum genome includes a region encoding these proteins:
- a CDS encoding ParB/RepB/Spo0J family partition protein has translation MSKRLGKGLDALLPSLEINDHDQVIQIKLSELRPNPYQPRKDFNEEALAELTQSIKEHGVIQPIIVRKSIKGYEIVAGERRYRASKEAGLETIPAVVKDFTESQVMEIALIENLQRENLNAMEVAYAYKKLMDKFNLTQDELAVKVGKSRPHVANFLRLLQLPDNVQEYVSRGTLSMGHARALLGCKDKKQISKLAKKCIDEQLSVRQLEQLIKQLNNVSRETKQKKSKTKPNPFIHQYEEQLKSKLGTSVKIKKGDKKGKIEIEFFSDEDLQRLVEMIG, from the coding sequence ATGTCTAAAAGGTTAGGGAAAGGGTTGGATGCCCTGCTCCCTTCTTTAGAGATCAATGATCATGATCAAGTGATTCAAATTAAGCTGAGTGAATTAAGGCCCAATCCTTATCAGCCGCGCAAGGATTTTAATGAGGAAGCGCTTGCGGAGTTAACCCAATCCATTAAAGAACACGGGGTGATCCAACCGATTATTGTGCGCAAGAGCATAAAAGGTTACGAAATCGTCGCGGGTGAACGCCGGTACCGGGCCTCAAAGGAAGCCGGTTTGGAGACAATCCCTGCTGTGGTCAAAGATTTTACCGAATCGCAAGTGATGGAAATCGCCTTGATCGAAAATCTGCAGCGGGAAAATCTGAACGCGATGGAAGTGGCTTATGCTTATAAAAAGCTCATGGACAAATTTAATTTGACGCAAGATGAACTGGCTGTCAAAGTGGGCAAAAGCCGTCCCCATGTAGCCAACTTCTTGCGCCTTCTCCAGCTTCCTGACAACGTGCAGGAATATGTTTCACGTGGAACACTATCCATGGGACATGCCCGGGCTTTACTTGGTTGTAAAGATAAAAAGCAGATCAGCAAATTGGCCAAAAAGTGTATCGATGAACAGTTAAGCGTCCGGCAATTGGAACAGCTCATCAAACAGCTTAACAATGTTTCACGTGAAACAAAGCAAAAGAAAAGCAAAACGAAGCCCAACCCCTTTATCCATCAGTATGAGGAACAATTAAAGAGCAAATTAGGTACCTCTGTTAAAATAAAAAAGGGAGATAAAAAGGGTAAGATCGAGATTGAATTTTTCTCTGATGAAGATTTGCAGCGTCTTGTGGAGATGATCGGTTAG
- a CDS encoding ParA family protein codes for MGKIIAVANQKGGVGKTTSSINLGACLATLGQKVLLIDIDPQGNTTSGIGIDKADIQYCIYDVLINDVHPQEVIQHTSIENLHIIPATIQLAGAEIELVPTISREIRLKKALQLVRDNYDFILIDCPPSLGILTINSLTAADSVLIPIQCEYYALEGLSQLLNTIRLVQKHLNKNLTIEGVLLTMLDARTNLGIQVIEEVKKYFKEKVYQTVIPRNVRLSEAPSHGKPIIDYDPKSKGAEVYMELAKEVLSLCLKG; via the coding sequence TCTTCTATTAACTTAGGGGCCTGCCTGGCTACTCTGGGACAGAAAGTCTTGCTGATTGATATCGACCCACAGGGGAACACCACCAGTGGGATTGGCATAGATAAGGCTGATATCCAGTACTGCATTTACGATGTGCTGATTAATGATGTGCATCCCCAAGAGGTGATTCAGCATACCTCGATCGAGAACCTGCATATTATTCCTGCCACCATCCAGCTGGCCGGAGCTGAAATTGAACTTGTGCCTACCATCTCCAGGGAGATCCGCCTTAAAAAAGCTTTGCAATTGGTGCGGGACAATTACGATTTTATTTTGATTGATTGTCCTCCCTCATTAGGCATTTTAACCATCAATTCCCTGACCGCTGCTGATTCGGTGTTGATTCCTATTCAGTGCGAGTATTATGCATTGGAAGGATTAAGCCAGTTGCTGAACACCATCCGCCTCGTGCAAAAACATTTAAATAAAAACTTAACCATTGAAGGGGTATTGCTGACCATGCTGGATGCCCGCACCAATCTGGGCATTCAGGTCATTGAAGAAGTAAAAAAATATTTTAAGGAAAAAGTGTATCAAACCGTGATCCCCCGCAATGTGCGCCTGAGCGAGGCACCCAGCCACGGCAAGCCGATCATCGATTACGACCCGAAGTCCAAAGGGGCCGAGGTGTACATGGAGCTGGCCAAGGAGGTGCTGAGTTTATGTCTAAAAGGTTAG